Genomic window (Osmerus eperlanus chromosome 26, fOsmEpe2.1, whole genome shotgun sequence):
TGCAAGGCATCATCATGGATGGATAACTAAATGTAATAATTAAAAGTGCTTTGATGTCAGAAGACTCTGGAGCAGTTTGGGATGTTGCCTATCAGCTCTGCTAAATAacatcttgatctgcagtcgaaTGCTCTACCCATCTATGCACTATACCCATCAAACCATAAATGCCAATAATCCTATTGTAATGTTGATTGTCCTGAATttgagtttaacccttgtgttatcttcgggtcattctgacccatcagtcattgtgacccaccgtcgtattgcgacagatttaccgcatacaaagacaaagtgaagcattttcttttaaccgttgggctgtctcagaccccccacattgcaaaggttaaaagaaaattattttaatttgtttttgtattgggtaaaattgggtaaacacaacgatggttcgttatgaacctttgggtcatgtgacccgaaggcagcacgagggttaaagggtgGGAAATTCTGGCAGCGACAACAACCTATACATTCTAACTATATTGCACATGGTCTTTGTTGGCCTCTTATAACTCGAAATACATTTTAGTCTTCACATTTACGATGTTAGCTCTTGAATGTATTAGGTCATTTACTGTGTACAAATTCAATATCAGTTATTTTAATATGGAGTAATGGAGCTTAGTGTttacagaattccatgtcaataAACAGTTTGCATCAGTACTCCTATAGTATAATTAATGTATCATCAACATATTTTGATAATATATGTGAATTTATATTTTAAACATTGCccttcaaaacccttcattAGACTCTTCATCCCAGCTGCATACTTCTTGAGCAGTCTCAGTGAATTCCACTTCCAGGTCATAAACAAAGTTAAGGTCATCTCTATGCCTACGGTTTCGCTCAAATATTTTGTCCATTTCAGCCTTCTTGCGGTTCAGGTCCTTGTCGCTCAGCTTGTTGAGGTCTTCTTCAGGGATTAGGCAAAGTGAATCAAGGCTTTGTTCTAAGCTGCAGCCTTGAATTTGATCTCGCAGAATTATGTGAAGCCTCTCCAGTTGCTCTAATGAGACGTGCTCAAAGTATGCCTTGTGTCTGGTGTGGTTCTTTAGTCTCTCAGCAGCCTTGTAGCAGTCTGTGGAAGAGTTAAGTGATGTGACACGTTAATGAACCTCTAGCTTATCAAGAAACACGGACAGTTGCATTGTAGTTTTATGCTATATAGCCTCATGTTTGTCATAGGCCCATTCTCAATCTCCACCCTCACAGACTTAGAGGCTTAAGGGCTTAGGAATGTCCCACTGTCAAATCGTCAAGTGCGCAAGGGCTCTTTGGCAGATATTTTGAGCCCTTTATGCACCCTTTCCGTAAGTCCgcatttttgcagactttgGCTAAGGGAATTGCCCACAGTTCACAgcattgtgatgtgaaacacgaGGGTTACAAGGCAAACCCGCCTTATAaaacaagaaagaagaagaacggtaaacaaacaagcatggaGGGAGCAACCAACCCATGATGTAAACACAAAGCTCGCTGATGGTTAATACAGCCAGAACTGTGTGTAGTTTTTCCTTTGATGATACATACCCAATATGCTTTCAGATTTAATCCATCAACATTACCATTTTGCCGAAAATGCTGCAAAGTGCTGACTCATTCATAGCATTTTGAGCCCTTGCAGGTTCTTGCACTCAATCACTTACCATGTGACGTCAAGCAAGTCTGTGAGGGTTCTGTTTAGTCTGTGAGGGCTCTGTTTAGCCTATAGTTCCTAAGGAAATGCAACGAGTAATTACTGTATTTTTGTTATGCTCATAGTAGCACTGCAGGTATCAACATCTATATTGTTCAACCCTAGTACTCATTCTGTGTAGCAGCAATAACTTTCAGACCAACTTGCATGTCTTGAATTGAGTTTGACTTGCTGTATTATACAGTTACACTGAACACATTGGAAGGATAGGACAGTTTTCCTAGCCAGATCAGAAAGAGAGGCAAGCATCGaggaacaggatgacatcagaaAAAAAGATTGATACAAGTGATGGAGCATCTTTAGACTCCTTGacggagggagtggagagagacctgAGTTGCTGAGCAGACTGTTAGCCTAGTGAGTGTTCCCACTTAAAAGATCATTACTATTGTTGTGGAATACTATCAGAGTAAAACATTCTTAACCCACAGTAAttttacacatacaaacatggtCCAGAGAAAAGTTCCATATCACTGTACATTtgtttctgtctttctatctgatCATTTTGCACTGGTACGTTCGCATTTCTTATTTATATAGAcaatgtcggtgtcaaaatgtgcgTCTTGGTCCCGATTGTGTTGCTTGTACCCGCGGGAACGTTCCGCTTGACAGTTCGGGCAAGTTTTTGTGGAGAAAGGTGAAGCTAATGGTGGCCACAGTCAGGCTACATCAGGATGCCACACCACGCCACAACGTCACCACGCGTGTGCGTTTATAACAAGGCATGTACAATACAACCACACGTGCGTTCATAACAAGACATGTGCAAAACAAGCTGTGAGTCATACAGTCAGTCGCTGTGTCACCCAGTTTGTTTATGCTGTTTGTTAGCTAGTTTGTTCCAGACCGCTTCCGGGAGGTACTGTATTACCACTCTACGAGTGGCAGGAAGAACGGCTAAGTTAGTTAGCCGTTACCCCAGCACATTATGTCTGCTAGCTGTTACCAAATTTAGTGTTAGCTAGTTGTCCAAAGCACAGAGTATACCAGCCACCAGCTAGTGGTAGACAGCTTCTAGACTAGCTACAAGCCTGAGATAAATATTTGTCTTAGTCAGCTTTGTTGTCTTTGCGCTGTTCCTCAGCTAGAATGCACTGTGATTATGTACAGTCAAATAAGTGAAATCTGGTTTACAACACATTATAACAGATCAGAGTGGTTGATGGTTGAAGATGCCTTTTCAATTTATGCATCTGAGCTTGCTTTTTACTAACATAAAACATGAATATATTGAAGCTGATACATTTAGTCTATACTTTTGTTAAACTATATGGCCtacaccagtggttctcaatttGTCTAACCTCAGGACCCACATTTGTCCTTGGTCATCAAGTCACGacgaaaaaaataatttcatttcCCAAACATAATTTATTTCACAAAACAATTTGTGCAGATACTATTTGTGTTCTAGAATGCGGGCGGCACGGTGTGGAGCCTACgcacatttcaaaataaaagcgctCCATCGGAAGTTCGATTTATAATttataaataatttaaaaaggGACTAGTTTCAacaagcttaacccttgtgttatcttcgggtcattctgacccatcagtcattgtgacccaccgtcgtattgtgacaactttaccgcatacaaaaacaatgtgaagcattttctttagaGATGCTCCGATCAGGTTTTTTGGTGCCGATCACGATCACTGAAATCAGTATCTGCCGATCCGATAATACCGATCACGGTGTCAATTGAAGCAGTTCTCTCGCttactataaaatgtgtaaataataataaatattaaaataacaatacaaataataataataaataaataataaatgtgcaacattccactctctagaggctctcaagagaacttggagcttatacagtagctttcctgtggaaaaataataatacaaacttaactgcaacataaacaggctatTTAATGCcagttgttatggttacttatctGTATCAACGCGAATGTTTCATCGcggagtgatttattattagctGTGAAAAGTCAGAGTTGGGATGTCCTGGGATATTTCAACTCATGGAACGTCTCTTGTCCAATCAGAAACAGCTAAATAAGTCGATAGAACCCAATTGTTTTATAAAGCCAAATATACAATATGTTTCAAGTCAGTCAGTTTCAAGTCGATTTTTCTGCATTCAGGAGGAGATAACcagggttcccgcggggtcttaaaaagtctaaaattcggaacttgaaatttaaggccttaaaacgtcttaaaaacggccatattttcatccgaggtcttaaatttcatttaatcaggtctaaaaaaggttttaccctcgttcatttccagaaccgctggccgcagaaagttacgacaaagtagcaaaaaagtattgagtcgcagcctacaaagcggagctctacaaacgaaaccagcagaacgctgccctcagaacgttggttcgcTGTGTTGTaagttctttctgggggatattggtgttggtatatacacggtgataaaactacaaatcctgttataaatgcctgcccgcgaaatacgtctgcgctttctcagagtttgttaaagttcggctacgtgtggaaaatgggaaagtgtactttcaacaaGACATGGttagatcacagcgatttccgcagttggttacaagcggtatacccagctccaggtacaaggctTGCTGCAAACTTTTCCTAAAAAATATTCCaaaattactaatgtgattgttttatctgtaaattacatttatgctttttcaatgactgcaTTCATTgaaattaaatgtttttttcagaatttctttgatttgaatatttttgggGTAATGCGTcatgtaggtcttaaatttcaatctttatggacttaaaatgtcttaaaaaggtcttaaatttgacttgctgaaacctgcaagaaccctgGATAACATACAGAATAAAGATTAAAGGTGCACAGGAAGTcagcaattaaacaaaaaacaaaacatgtatatctatctgtatagtgtctcgctcactcactctcacatacttcattcactctctcacttcactcacttcacacacacactcactcactcactcactcactcactctgagAGGGGGCATACTAGAGTATTCAAACCTTACTTCTGATTAAGCAGTATCACTGGCAGATTTGCCTTGATAAATATAAACATATCACCATTTTTAGGAGTCAACCTGTTCAGATTCAGATTCAACTtaatttcgccatgtatacagatactaggaatttgatttggtattctccatgcactcCTGCACGAGATCTCCACGGCCACTACACAAGCGCCGCTAACgttcctcttctcatctaaaatatgtcctgctgtgctgaaaagTCGTTCGCTATCTACACTTGTACAAGGTGCGGAGAGGAAGACTCGTGCTGCTTGTGCAAGAGCAGGAAAGCGGTCTTTATTGGCCTTCCAAAAAGCAGTGGCTGTCCGTGACTGTTTTTGTTCGAATGCGAATtcgaaatatttagaactcacgcatctaaaggttaaagaatCATTTCTTACCACTGGCTGCTTGAAATGCCTATCTAACGTTTTATTGAAACGTCTCTGATAGTAGTTCTCGCAGATTTTATGTCATCTGATCGGccatgtttgatcggccgttttGAGAATGCCGATCAAAACCAATAATGGGAATATCGGCCGATTTGGATCGGTGCCGATCAGATTGGAGCATCcctaattttcttttaaccgttgggctgtctcagtcccccacattgcgaaagttaaaagaaaataattttttttaaattatttaggcagcacaagggttaatcaattTCCTTTCTTCTAAAACTGAAGTAAAAACACACtgaattgttgatatctgtAAACAGCAGGAGACTATGGGCAGCTGAAATGCGTTTTCAaccctgggggcaccaggcagtcaccccctgagtcttccagtgggcctggatacacccatggggacagtatattgcatcTTTaacattggggaagccagaaggagaggatgaagtaatatataggcttgtcaacatagaggctactttaaacaatgaaaatacgttatacaattgaataaaaagtctccttgattctttgtgtttcaagatgacctggaaaactgatgataatattcaggtactgctttggagcaaagtatacccttcatatttcctgtcaTAGTTGCCTTTGCTAAACCTTTTTAAGTCACCAACCCTGTTCAAAAATGTCCCAAATGCAAAGatacacagagatgcagacagactgaacagtggtcaaggcttggctacagtgaatTTGTTTCCTCGGCACACAaagactcggtcgaacaaagacagggagtctacgtgcgggagtccaccgaggaCGGCCGACGAGgcggatcacctcttctgataagtatcaccctatttgtattctattctacctagaacatattcatagctagcatgtgtttcttcagcattcccaCTCATTACACCACTCGCACACGTAGACGTAGatgtcacaaagtatatacggtccaCTTCTAATTTTagctacctatccagatcttctccacctgccctctctctttctatagggctctggaactgccagtctgctgtgaacaaggcagacttcatcccggcgtttgcatcccatgcttctcttcacACCCTTGCGctaacagagacatggatccgccagctgctctctccgccaaccactcgttctctcactcaccccgctcaactgggcgaggtggtgggacaggtttgcttctttacccacatattaaatacacatccaccccactctctgttactgccaaatcatttgaacaccattatgtgatgctaactgatcctatcaaagcatttttAGTTGTCCTCTATCGCCCACCAGGGCCGCTAGCCGACCTTGTGgaagagctggacatgctcctcagagtCTTCCTGGATGATGGAACACCGCTGATACTCCTTGGGGACTTCGACATCCACCtcgaaggaacgcaggccgttgacttcaagtctcttctgacttccttcgacctgaagctgctgaacacaccggcgacccacaaggcaggaaaacggctcgacctcatcctgacacgtaactgtatcactgacttaacctctgtaacccgactacacatttctgatcactccttcatccaattctctgtctctatccttccaactcctcctacctcccctcccctcgtaactttccgccgcaacctccgctccctatccccctcccatttctcctccattgtaacatcctccctccctcccattgacgagttcatgtcccaccccactgacactgccaccaacaccctgttatccatactaactgcatcactcgactctctctgtcccctgtcaaccaggcttGCACGATTGAGGATcgtgccatctcctctcagggcagctgagaggagatggtgcaagtccaaagacggtctggacctcgataagtatcactccctcctcaaatccttctctgcccgcataactgatgctacaacccactacttcctgaacaaaattaactctgcctcaaaccatCACAAACTTTTcccttaacccacctccccccaccaccaccaccctgacggcagacgacttctcctccttctttgagaaaaaaagttgctgacattagcagtcagttccctgaacccacctttcctacccactcaccctctatgactgacccaactaaatgtctaaactctttctctcccctgtccgaggcagagatctctgacctcattctctctcatcgccccacctcctgtacccttgatccagtcccctcccttctctttcaaaccatctctccctccatcataacttttcttctccatgtccttaactcttctcttacttccggcactttcccctctgccttcaaacaggccagagttagccctctactcaaaaaaccctcccttaacccagccgtcctccagaactacagaccagtatcactgctacccttcttttctaaaataattgaacgcgctgtatctaaccaactgtcaaactttctctctcagaacaacctgctgaccccaaccaatcgggcttcaagactggccactccacagaaactgccctcctgtcagtcaccactgccctccagtctgccagagcggcttcaaggtcatccgtcatcattctgctggacctttctgcagcatttgatacggttaaccatcaaatcctgctcgccagactttctgagatgggcatcactggcactgcacttcagtggatctcatcctacctgtcgggaagatcctaccaggtctcctggggaggcaaagtgtcaggcgtccttggacccctcctcttctccctgtacaccacctcgcttggaccattCATCACCTCGCCaagacagaacttctcatcttcccagccaaaccctccatctcccatgatctctcaatcaccctgggatcggcgacggtcaCCCCTttatcctctgccaggaacctcggggatGGATGaaaagctctccctcacagtccacattgctgcggtctcccggttgtgtagattcaccctctacaacatccggaagatcaggagatacctgtctgagcattccacccagctgctagtccaagcacttgtcctctcaaagttggactactgcaacctgctgctcgccggtctcccagcatgcagaACGcggcagcccgcctggtcttcaatcgacccagacgctcccatgttaccccactcctcatctccctccactggcttcccatcacggcccgtatcagattcaacactctggtactgaccttccgagcggtgaacgggactgcacccgactacatcaagtctctccttcaGCAGGTACACtcttgaggttcttgctgtttaattgtaacttgtctaactacatgctcttattgttcttccctttgggacttatttggttttcacaatgtatgcttcatgtttggctaccctcAATGTTTggagctatctcgttgttatgatcagtgacacaTGCACGTTtgaaaaactctctcttggaagtcgctttggataaaatcgtctgctaaatgcataaatgtaaacttGTCTAGACGTTCTGCTGAGTTTCTAATgccttattttatgtaaattaaccaatggcttttgaaaacagttaaagtgacattatttcttaaactagagagggtactatttctggggaaattgtagggtgtgcttgcttgcgtcggttgcaggtgggtccattttcccttctagtgatattttcaagcatttagcctactaatattgcataattcattaagaacaccctttgaaacaagcgaacgccctttgaaacaagctactgtaacaacgttgtcactggcagtacttcagatggaattgcgattcaaacagtaccgtctgctaactgaaaatatgccccccaaaacgtaaacatgtttgacattaatttagggggacatggctaattcaaaagaagtttgctagaggcaagctagctgctgttgctagccacacTTCACTGAtggtttgaaagcgccggaaatgagaatgtttcttttgacataataaAGTTTAGCcatagctgtggcattgaagacagtagtgatgggaagttcggatcattttactgattcggttctttgaaactcgttcagtaaaatgaacgcaTCTTtattcgagtcattcgttcatttcaacggggggggggggctatccgtccactgcaaacacgtatcatattctcatgtaggttagtgcatgacatgtgcaccagcagatactattttaaaagaaattcctgcattaaaataatgtatcatgacagtttgtatgatttggtcatttattatcacactagcatttaattatcacggcaaacaattacactgcactaaactgtaagtgtaaatgtaaagtgaaaataacaaaaccagtcagtatgatgacttgagcgaatatcattcacgtcttactaaaacagcggccacgcgaaagggaatgaggaaactgtttcctctactaaaaaatactaccagtacagagcctatgcaggtcacgtgaaaaatgatccaaagactcgtagaaagaccgagtcgggaaatgaacgaatcgttcgtttcctctagctaccagtacagagcctatgcaggtcacgtgaaaaatgatccaaagactcgtagaaagaccgagtcgggaaatgaacgaatcgttcgtttcctctagctaccactacagagcctatgcaggtcacgtgaaaaatgatccaaagactcgtagaaagaccgagtcgggaaatgaacgaatcgttcgtttcctctagctaccactacagagcctatgcaggtcacgtgaaaaatgatccaaagactcgtagaaagaccgagtcgggaaacgaacgaatcgttccctctagtgtTTCCTCtggctaccactacagagcctatgcaggtcacgtgaaaaatgatccaaagactcgtacttGAAGACCGAGtctggacgagcctatgcaacagtcccgatgcgcggccacgagaaaatgaacgaatcactctttgagaggactcgttactcccgagtccttgtaaggattcgttcaaaatgaacgaatcgttcacgaacgacacatcactagaagacagtactacacgagccaagtctgactctgaggctaacgtcaaaacaagtcGCGgtctcactcaaattccaagttttacacaaatcacaaaaatatgctgacccgctggctgtcttcgcaatcgccatatctttaaaacactgccctcccttttgatgtagaattgaccctggtacgaaattaagaaaatactcatcagacgcAGATCGTCAACAGCTGCCGCAATTGTCAATGGAGGCTggcggggctctcacgtagcaaacaaataaaagtttttacagcaacctacattaaaatctcaccacctggctatcttcacaatagtcatatcatCATAACATTTCCCTCATTCAGTTTTTTAGTGTAAAATTGatcgaactataaaattacgaaaatactactatgacgctttctagcatggctgccgcctaagactaagcggtctcacgggcgacccgcactcgctcaaattacaaagactttcacaacctaaatcaaaaatccgagatggcagttccactcgaaatcgctttctcaacaaagcccaatggttggtaatttttgggggggacatttttcactcataatccaagctccaacttgcgtgctagaacgtctctatcacgttgtatccatgcgttgtTGATAACGTgtaatgacgttgtgacgtagctagcactgagtaccctttgttgacagaaTGCACTTTTTGCCCcaaaaacttaatttaagcCTAAACCATCAAACGGAACGTTCGcgcgaatacaagcaactcaatcgggaccaagacgGACATTTCGACAccgacattgtctatgtagtgcaaatattcatctttttttaggggtgggaaaattataataataaatatatatgtgagagaacaatggttgtgctcgccgaaggcgtgagcccacccaataaatatatatgtgagagaacaatggttgtgctcgccgaaggcatgagcacacccaattaaattcATTCATGTAtgaacttcaaaaagtctgcacttatgtatccgaacacggactaaagagctttgcgcgcaggaatttacttgACGGAATttactgtcttttgagattctgtttccgcctgtttgaaatgatTTGCAACACATCTTAATTTAGCTCGACTTTTAGCCTGATACGGAGCAGGCTAGTTCAGAAGTATAAGTtgccttggttacgtagctagaactagaataagtaagggataatgcccaacgaggtgtacaatatcacctgataatggacgatgtgGAGGCGTGAACCGTCCTCTGCGCTTCCGCggagtccattatcaggtgatattgtacacctcgaagggcattatcccacttataccatggtcacttgccaaagatttttttttacaaacattgatttatgttttcaggcgttttgcaatagaaatc
Coding sequences:
- the cep19 gene encoding centrosomal protein of 19 kDa; the protein is MSFVARRCGVQFNPPSMVLIYEIEHTNKIRKRMIPLKNFSEKSDCYKAAERLKNHTRHKAYFEHVSLEQLERLHIILRDQIQGCSLEQSLDSLCLIPEEDLNKLSDKDLNRKKAEMDKIFERNRRHRDDLNFVYDLEVEFTETAQEVCSWDEESNEGF